One genomic window of Cystobacter ferrugineus includes the following:
- a CDS encoding M23 family metallopeptidase, translated as MRRLAPFLLLVASACAHPGARAKMSFDELYSDPAPYPPGPEPGAVSPRRDTGTSGGGRSSAQAPESPELRAALASFVTQARAARTQVTQGSAMPAAQVINWRRMNGFLDDFLRRPARKTSSLDVVRTRTTLEAELELDARAYGDIPAELADAVLSRMDSLAMRMAELRRPSLRVAPKKLSLSWPVEPVVVTSVFGSRLHPILGTERDHQGVDLAAKAGQLVTAAAQGVVLRAGWNGGHGNQVIVQHDGNTTTRYSHLSRLLVVPGDVVEQGDVLGAAGRTGMATGVHVHFELWRDGEPSDPLDFMGPTESGELPSFVHHESLPDSRKRQGRRPLGRRPL; from the coding sequence TTGCGTCGTCTGGCCCCCTTCCTGCTGCTCGTCGCATCGGCGTGTGCCCATCCGGGCGCGCGCGCGAAGATGAGCTTCGATGAACTGTATTCGGATCCCGCGCCCTATCCCCCGGGCCCGGAGCCGGGGGCCGTGTCTCCGCGCCGGGACACGGGCACGAGCGGGGGTGGGAGGTCCTCGGCACAGGCTCCTGAGTCCCCGGAGCTGCGCGCCGCGCTGGCCTCCTTCGTCACCCAGGCGCGCGCCGCGCGCACCCAGGTCACCCAGGGCAGTGCCATGCCGGCTGCCCAGGTCATCAACTGGCGGCGGATGAACGGCTTCCTGGACGACTTCCTGCGCCGCCCCGCGCGCAAGACGTCCTCGTTGGACGTGGTGCGCACCCGCACGACGCTGGAGGCCGAGCTGGAGCTGGACGCGCGTGCCTACGGGGACATCCCCGCGGAGCTGGCCGATGCGGTGCTCTCCCGGATGGACTCGCTCGCGATGCGCATGGCCGAGCTGCGCCGCCCGTCCCTCCGTGTCGCGCCGAAGAAGCTCTCGTTGAGCTGGCCGGTGGAGCCCGTCGTCGTCACCAGCGTCTTCGGCAGCCGACTGCACCCCATCCTCGGCACGGAGCGAGACCACCAGGGAGTGGATCTCGCGGCCAAGGCGGGCCAACTCGTGACCGCCGCGGCCCAGGGCGTGGTGCTGCGCGCCGGATGGAATGGCGGGCACGGCAACCAGGTCATCGTCCAGCACGACGGCAACACCACCACCCGCTACAGCCACCTGTCTCGGCTGCTGGTGGTGCCCGGGGACGTGGTGGAGCAGGGGGACGTGCTGGGCGCGGCGGGCAGGACGGGCATGGCCACCGGGGTGCACGTGCACTTCGAGCTGTGGCGGGACGGCGAGCCGAGCGATCCGCTCGACTTCATGGGCCCCACCGAGTCGGGAGAGCTGCCCTCCTTCGTCCACCACGAGTCGCTTCCGGACTCCCGGAAACGACAGGGGCGCCGTCCTCTCGGACGACGCCCTCTCTGA
- a CDS encoding threonine aldolase family protein — MKPIDFRSDTVTKPTAAMRRAMAEADVGDDIYGEDPTVRRLEERIAEVLGLPAALYVPSGTQANQIAMGLHCRQGDEVIAEANSHIFHYESGALSGLWGVQPAPLPGSHGLVSAEQVTAAVRTDFVGPRSRLLSLENTHNRSGGRVWPLALFRSVVEAGRKAGLAVHLDGARLFNAAVATGMPASAWASLTDSTAVCFSKGLGAPVGSAILGSREFIEEARRLRKRLGGAMRQVGILAAGALYALEHNVERLAEDHVHARRLAAGLAELPGVTVVPGQVETNMVVAEFPLPVREMLGKLASHGVLAGSTGTGPHTVRLVTHLDVSSADIDEGLTRIRRALAG, encoded by the coding sequence ATGAAGCCCATCGACTTCCGCTCCGATACCGTGACGAAGCCCACCGCCGCCATGCGCCGTGCCATGGCCGAGGCCGACGTGGGGGATGACATCTACGGCGAGGACCCCACGGTGCGCCGGCTGGAGGAGCGCATCGCCGAGGTGCTGGGGCTGCCCGCCGCGCTCTACGTGCCCTCGGGCACCCAGGCCAATCAGATCGCCATGGGGCTGCACTGCCGCCAGGGCGACGAGGTGATCGCCGAGGCCAACAGCCACATCTTCCACTACGAGAGCGGGGCGCTGTCGGGGCTGTGGGGCGTCCAGCCGGCGCCGCTGCCCGGGTCTCACGGGCTCGTGTCCGCCGAGCAGGTGACGGCGGCGGTGCGCACGGACTTCGTCGGTCCGCGCTCGCGGCTGTTGTCGCTGGAGAACACGCACAACCGCAGTGGGGGCCGGGTGTGGCCGCTCGCGCTCTTCCGGAGCGTGGTGGAGGCGGGGCGCAAGGCGGGGCTGGCGGTGCACCTGGACGGCGCGCGCCTCTTCAACGCCGCGGTGGCCACGGGCATGCCGGCCTCCGCCTGGGCCTCGCTCACCGACTCCACGGCGGTGTGCTTCTCCAAGGGCCTGGGCGCGCCGGTGGGCTCGGCCATCCTGGGCTCGCGTGAGTTCATCGAGGAGGCGCGGCGGCTGCGCAAGCGGCTGGGCGGTGCCATGCGCCAGGTGGGCATCCTCGCCGCCGGAGCGCTGTACGCGCTGGAGCACAACGTGGAGCGGCTCGCCGAGGACCATGTCCACGCGCGCCGGCTCGCGGCGGGGCTGGCGGAGCTGCCGGGGGTGACGGTGGTGCCGGGCCAGGTGGAGACGAACATGGTGGTCGCCGAGTTCCCGCTCCCCGTGCGTGAGATGCTCGGCAAGCTGGCGTCCCATGGCGTGCTCGCCGGCTCCACGGGCACGGGGCCTCACACGGTGCGGCTGGTGACCCACCTGGACGTGTCGTCCGCGGACATCGACGAGGGGCTCACGCGCATCCGCCGGGCGCTGGCTGGCTGA
- the nth gene encoding endonuclease III, protein MRVARESSQSKRQRAIEVLERLERAMPDVRIELDYRTPLELLVAVILSAQCTDKRVNLVTPALFQRFPDAAAYTSASVEEVEPFIQSCGLYRAKAKNLVAAARALVAEHGGEVPRSRAVLETLPGVGRKTAGVVCIHLGGDDAFPVDTHVKRLAFRLGFTRHEDPDKVEMDMQALLPAERWMKGHQLLVWHGRRTCFARSPACERCPVAQLCPKKGVKGVAP, encoded by the coding sequence GTGCGCGTGGCACGCGAATCATCGCAGTCCAAGCGCCAGCGGGCGATCGAGGTGTTGGAGCGGCTGGAGCGCGCCATGCCGGACGTGCGCATCGAGCTGGACTATCGCACTCCGTTGGAATTGTTGGTGGCCGTCATCCTGTCCGCCCAGTGCACGGACAAGCGGGTGAACCTCGTCACCCCCGCCCTCTTCCAACGCTTCCCGGACGCGGCCGCCTACACGAGCGCGAGCGTGGAAGAGGTGGAGCCCTTCATCCAGTCGTGCGGCCTGTACCGCGCCAAGGCGAAGAACCTCGTCGCGGCGGCCCGGGCGCTGGTGGCGGAGCACGGCGGCGAGGTGCCGCGCTCGCGAGCCGTCCTGGAGACGCTGCCCGGCGTGGGCCGCAAGACGGCCGGCGTGGTGTGCATCCACCTGGGCGGTGATGACGCCTTCCCCGTGGACACCCACGTGAAGCGGCTGGCGTTCCGGCTCGGGTTCACCCGTCACGAGGATCCCGACAAGGTGGAGATGGACATGCAGGCGCTGCTGCCAGCGGAGCGGTGGATGAAGGGCCACCAGCTCCTCGTATGGCATGGGCGCAGGACATGCTTCGCGCGCTCGCCCGCGTGCGAGCGCTGTCCCGTGGCG
- a CDS encoding HU family DNA-binding protein: MTKAELVEVVAAQSRLTKKSAAEILDIVFANIGKAVKKDQRFSYPGFGTWSVRSRKARKIRNPQTNEMMKLKASKTVGFRPAKELKNSL, from the coding sequence ATGACCAAGGCAGAGCTCGTGGAGGTGGTGGCGGCGCAGTCGCGACTGACGAAGAAGTCGGCGGCGGAGATTCTCGACATCGTCTTCGCCAACATTGGCAAGGCGGTGAAGAAGGACCAGCGCTTCAGCTACCCGGGCTTCGGCACGTGGTCGGTTCGCTCTCGCAAGGCGCGGAAGATCCGCAACCCGCAGACCAACGAGATGATGAAGCTCAAGGCGTCCAAGACGGTGGGATTCCGGCCCGCCAAGGAGCTGAAGAACTCGCTGTAG